The Haemorhous mexicanus isolate bHaeMex1 chromosome 5, bHaeMex1.pri, whole genome shotgun sequence genome contains a region encoding:
- the JOSD1 gene encoding josephin-1, giving the protein MSCVPWKGDKTKSESPEPSQQPPQHIYHEKQRRELCALHALNNVFQDSNAFTRETLQEIFQRLSPNTMVTPHKKSMLGNGNYDVNVIMAALQTKGYEAVWWDKRRDVNAIALSNVMGFIMNLPSSLCWGPLKLPLKRQHWICVREVGGTYYNLDSKLKVPEWIGGESELRKFLKHQLRGKNCELLLVVPEEVEAHQTWRADV; this is encoded by the exons ATGAGTTGTGTGCCATGGAAAGGTGACAAGACCAAATCGGAATcgccagagccatcccagcaaCCGCCTCAGCACATTTACCATGAGAAGCAACGTAGGGAGCTGTGTGCCCTCCATGCCCTCAACAATGTCTTCCAGGACAGCAATGCCTTCACTAGGGAAACCTTGCAGGAGATTTTCCAGAG GCTGTCTCCCAACACTATGGTGACCCCCCACAAGAAGAGCATGCTGGGGAATGGGAACTATGATGTGAATGTGATTATGGCAGCACTTCAGACCAAAGGCTACGAGGCGGTTTGGTGGGATAAGCGCAG GGATGTTAACGCTATTGCCCTGTCTAACGTGATGGGCTTCATCATGAATCTGCCCTCCAGCCTTTGCTGGGGCCCCTTGAAGCTCCCCCTCAAGCGACAGCACTGGATCTGTGTCCGGGAGGTGGGAGGCACCTACTACAACCTCGACTCCAAGCTCAAGGTGCCCGAGTGGATTGGAGGTGAAAGTGAGCTCAG GAAATTTTTGAAACACCAGCTGAGAGGAAAGAACTGTGAACTCCTATTGGTggtgccagaggaggtggaaGCACATCAGACCTGGAGAGCTGACGTGTGA